CACGACCCTGAGCACCCCAACTACGGGTCCCCGGTTGAGTCACACTGAAATAACAAACATGGCTTCCACATACAGTCATGAGTGGAGAGCAGTTTGCGACAAATTTAATAATGCTCAAGATCTATCTGAACTAGAATCAAGAAAAGACCCAGAAAATGACCCTTTTCGATCGAAGTATAAGGCAAGGGAGCTTTTGAGAGAGATTTACTGCTCTTTGAAGAATTTCGATGTCGGTGAAAACGAGAGCGTCAATGATGAAGCCGACCAGCGCCCGACAGAGCAGCCCGTTgacggaggaatggaggagggctTTGGGAGAGGCCACTGTGGAGATTCACCAGCCGGATCAAGAGCAGCTAAACTCGGGGCGGTGGAGTATTATCTTGGTGTAAACCACGTGGAAACAGAAGAGCTGTCTGCTGGAGAGGAACATTTAATGAATTGCATGACATTGCTGGAGAAGTGCAGCATATCACCCGAGAACGTGTCTTTGTTCATCCAAGTCAGggtaatcaaattaaattgtattcaTCACATACACAGTTTACAGCCGGTATAAAAAGTGCAGCTCCCTCAACAATGCAGTATAGAGCACCTAGCACTCTTTAATTTAGTCCGTAACTAGCAGTCCAGTGCATAATATTTGTATAATTAAATATGCACACACATGGTCTAACTTTAGCTAAAGATAATGAGTTAAGTAGCCAGTAAAATTCTGTAAACTGACTCCcgtttttgtcttttttttacaGAATCAACTGGGCATTCTGTGGGCTGGCAGGGATGAAATTGAGAAAGCCCAAGGATTTTTGGAAACTGCAGAAGCAATGTATATTCGTTACATGAAAGAGGTAGCTAGTCATGACACTGTCTAGATGCATAATTTACCTACTTAGCTAGGTTCATTTTGGGAGAAGAGAAAACAGCAGCATCATCATCTTTCATCAGGAAGGCCAGCCGCAGTGCATTCTAGTTTATTGTCCTGTCAGACTTAATTCTATGGTGGCTGTTTAATAATTGTGACCTTGAAAAGGCTGAAGGAAAAATctattgttttgttttattcaCACCATAGGATGGGCAACCCCCAATGGACCTCACCGAGTTCTTTGTGGCAGAGGAAAAAGCATTACCCCAACAGGAGAGGACCAAGAGGTGTTGTGGAGTCTCAACAATTTCATAAATAAATGACATTGctctttttaaaaacttttcccTCTCTTCAAACAGATTTGAAATGGCTTATACCCACACACTGTACTATCTTGCACAAGTGTACAAGAACTTGGAGCAGTATGAGAAAGCTGGGGGCTACTGCCACAGCACTCTGCAGAGACAGCTGGAATTCAACCAGTTCATTCCTCTGGAATGGGCCATCAACGCAGCCACGTTATCACAATATTACATCACCAAGGTAAATGATTAACTGTAAAAATGTGTTGTCTTCATCAAGATGAATGACTTGTTATGTATTTACAGTCAGTACATGACTTGATTTCTTTATAATGATATTTGGTATTTTTAATAGGATCCCCATttctatttattatggatcccaaagcagcagctactcttccagagGGTCAACATGAAACCtggcataatacagaacattaactCTGGATTAATCTCACATATTTTGTTCTTCCTCCCAGACCCTCTACATGGAGGGCAGGCACTGTCTATCTGCTGCCAGTGTCATAGCAGGCCTGGCCGGGGAGGTCCCCTCAGAAGCCGCTGCCCAGGAGAGTAAGTTCTCACTCTGAATTCATATACTCAGCCTTGATAGTATATGCTCTTTCTGAAATGTTTGTAAAGTTGTCTTTCATTCAATACTCATTAATACACATCTCAAACCTTTTTCTTTAGGTGAAGCTGAAGCTGAGAAGCGAGACCAACTTCGACAGAAGAGAGCTGAAATAGCCAGATGTTGGATAAAATACTGTCTTAATTTGTTGCAAGATGCCAAGAAACTTCTCGAGGTAATTTAGATATCTTCAGATCAAATGTAATTCTGTAGATGATTATCCTATAATTGTGAGACAATATCTTATTCTTATGTCTGCTGGTCTGAGCAGGACAACATTGGAGAGCTAGATATGGATCGTCAGGCAGAGCTAAGAGCAACACGgctaaaggaggaggaggagaaggagaggggaaggaagagtgCTGTTCTGTTTGGTTCCAGTGACACCTTTGACTCCATCTGTGGCCTGGAGGAGAAAGTGAGTTGTGTCTTCCCTGTGGACTTTGAGGAAGCCCGTGCCATCTTCCTGGTTGGCCAGACCTACGTAAATCAAGCCAAGGAGTACTTTGAGATGGACGGCCACGTCACAGACCACATCGAGATCCTGCAGGACCACAGCGCTCTCTTCAAGGCCCTGGCCTTCTTCGAGGAGGACCTGGAGCGGCGCTGCAAGATGCACAAGCGGCGTGTGGACATGATGGAGCCCATCTGCAAAGACCTGAACGCCCAGTACTACCTCCTCGTCTGCCGCCAGCTGCAGTTTGAGCTGGCTGAGACCTACTACGAGATGATGGATCTCAAGCTGGCCGTGGCCAACAAGCAGGACGACTTGGATGCGCATACGGTCAAGAAGTTTAAccacctctgctcctcctccaccAAGTTCTACCAGATGTTCCTCGACTCCGTCCGCTCGCCAGAGGGCAAATGGCCGGAGAAACTGGAGGACGAGGTGCTGAGGCCGGCACTGGTGGCTAAGTTCCGGGTGGCTCGCCTCCACAGCAGGCTGATCTCGTCCAGCAAAACTGTTCAGATGGAGAACCTGAACCGCGCCCTGGAGTGCTACAACTTTGTGGTCCAGTACTGCAAGGACAACCCAGAGGCTAAAAGCGCCATCGAGACAGAGCTGGAGCTGAGCGAAGAGATGGTCAGCCTTCTGCCCCTCAAGATCAACCGAATCCAGGCAAATCTGGCCTCCTCTAACTGACTCTAAATGTGTCCTAAACGCTACATGACAAAGCTTGCTGAAACACCCCTATCATATATTGCATATGTAATTCTCCTCAACCCCCATCTGCATTTCCTGATGTCACTGTGTAAATTGTTAGTCTTGGACcaattaaccacacctttaatAGCTTAAAACAATTAGTTATATGCATGATAACACATACATTGCCTAATTTATTTGTTCTAGCTGATTGAAAATAACTTATGGTATGTAGATATGTAGCTAAAAACAATGTAATGGAAATATGAATTAACTGATGTGATATTTGTTTTAAAATGATGTTTTTTGGTTTATTTCCAACTGACAACCCAAAATAAACATAGGTGCAAATCACTTTTACTTGTCTCTCAAATTATAATTGTGTAAGTTAATTTGAACAATTAGGTTGATTATGACGATCTATGTGTTCTTGTCCAGCAAGTGTCAATTGTGTTTTTAATACAGTATCAAATCGTATCTATGTATTTATTAGAGTTCCAAGCAGATTTGTTGCTGCGTCAGAGTAGACAGCGGTGTGGGCCACGTCGGAGTGAGTGTAGGGCTTACAAGGAACCTGAAGAGGGCGCTGTTACTCATCAAATGGCTTCTGACATAGAACTGCATGAATTTTTTTTTATCAAAAGCAATTTTATCAGACCTTCAAATACgatgatagattcatgcaatgcttttaTTAATAATATCCACAGACAGAGGGTACAGGGCAGAGGTTACAGTGGAAGTTATTTATGTAGCTACTTCATTCTGTTAGTAGTACTACAGGAGCTTTACTTCATTGTCAGTACTATACTAATTTGAAATGTAAATATACCCATTGCTCTCAGGCTAGTACAAGCATAAATGTCTTACACTATCATAAACCCAAATCTAAGACACTTCCTCCATTGCTTAGGTTTTTGTAACaattttagtttaaaaaaaagtgtatatATTAAAGGTATGTTGATGTCATGAACTGTCAGTCGTTGTGTCTATAGCTCTGTATATGAATTTTGAATGTTGTTACATTTCCTCAACCCCATTAGCTTACCAAACAAAGTGGCAGGGCCAGGCTGATGAAATATCAGATTGTGCCTTTAATTGGAAATTACCCTTCTGCTATCTGTATTAGCAGATGTGGCCATGCTTAGTATGAATCACTTAATCTTTTCCTCTGATAAAAAAAAAAGCATCCACACGCCAATCCTCATTTATAAATGAATATATTGTTTTTTAGAAAATCGAACCTTCACTCAAATATGAATGTATAAATGTGTTCATAGCTGAATATAAAAACATCTGATAAGCTTAATCTATTACCAAATGATTAGTTCCTCACTAACAAGTTACCAAGAAGAATTTTGTTAAGCAGCTTCTATCTATAGATAAACAGTGTTTTGTATCTCAATCAGTGCTCTGCTACAGGATACAGCAGAAACTTAAATTCATCTTAGTTCCCCTTTGAAAGGTTCACAAATGTTTGATGATCATGTCCATGAATACTTGTTTTTTTATAAAGGAAACATTTTATTGTAACATTCATACAAACATGTAATACATGACTTAcatagaaaaatatataatagCTCTGTGACTTAGATGTACATAATTGTACATTTTAGGAGCTGGGAGGATTTAATTACAGACCTATATTGTTTACATTTTAAGAGGCATAAATGTGTCTCTGTGTCAAGATTTATTGCCACTTCAGCTCTGTAAATATACTTTGAATGCAAAACCATCCGGATGGGGCttttgtgttgttaccatgtgaATTCTCCTGAGCAAGTTGCCAACGAGGCTGTGGGAGGCATTTAGCTCCACTTGGTGTGACTTGGCTGTAGGATGAAACCTCAACCTGACAATGGCAGTGTAGTCGCTCTCTTTAAAAGCCCAATGAAGAGGAATGATCTTTTCTCCATTTGTGCTAAAGAGAGATGACAGACAAGACAGCTGATGAGCATGCTTGTTATtttaaaaacataaaaaatagTAGCTGAATCGTTCTTTTTGTGCTTAAAAAAATGCACATTTGATATAATTTACTCAACAAAAACAGTGTccgcaaaaataaaataaacattagtTCAGTTGAAAAATTCTTTGTCCCTGCCCTAGAAAAATGTATGATTTAAGACATTTCATTTACTAGGTCATCAAACACTTCAGTTTTTGCTCAGCTAGGGCATTTTACTCTGAATGATATTTGAGAAAGAGACAGCCAGCAAAGAATCTAGATGACCTCATTCACGTCTCATCTTTCTACCCTTCTCTAGAAAATCTTCTGTTTACATGCATGAGTGCTCAACATGGAGTGGTTTTCAGTGGACACAGATTGAGCCTAGTCCAAGGCCAAAAATGATTTTCGATGGATATTGTCCATTGAgtttgctttttagtccaggactaggcttaatctgtgtctggaaaACTGTCTCAATGAGCTAAAACAACAGCATGAGTACAAGTAACAAAAACAGACACTTCCCTATCAGTCATAACATGTATAGTGGTAATAGTAAAGTTAGTCCAATAGTTTTTCAGTATAATTTGTTTTCATGGGATACATGGCTGAAGGGTAGACTGTAATGGAGCCTAAAAGCAAAAAGAGGAGATTCCTCAGAACATCAGGATGGGTCTTCAGTGCAATCTTTTCTGAAAAGGACAGTTTGGCAGAGCCATAAGTTTAGACCTATAAGTATAACTGACAGTTGCTCCAACAGGTGACCTAATACAAACAGGTGACTTGCTGCAATGGAGTTATGACAGCAACAGGATCAGGACAACTTTAGTAAATTGTGAATAAACTCAAGTTTTTCTTGTGTGAATTTATCACTTACACTTTGAACTAAAAACTTCTAACATGTTTAAGCCTTCATACTTTTGAAGCCAGCCATGTTATTCTTGAGATCAACACATTTCCCCCTTAAGACAAACTCCATAGGCTATGTATGTTCCCCAGGCCAGGCAACTCTATTGCTGGCTGGCTTCAAAAGTATGAAGGATTAAACATTTTAAGAGAGTGTTGATCTCATGAATAACATGGCTGGCTTCAAAAGTAGGAAGGCTTAAGCATGTTAGAAGTGTTGATCTCATGAATAACATGGCTGGCTTCAAAAGCACGAAGCCAGTGAAGAAACTGAAGTGTCATTTCCTGAGAAAAGATAAAAGCACCCGATAAACCCACTTCCTGTTCCATCTCACATCTACGACTACGCATTGGCTGAAAAGAAACATTCATACACATGCACGTCACCTTTTCAAAACAAGATTTTAAAGAGACCAATTAACAAGACAGAGATCAATCATCAGAATCTAGagtacactgtaaaaaaaaatctatgtggCCCTGCTCAAGATCTTTAAGTAACtagttccacatacttttggggTTTACTCAACATTTTAGAGAGgtggtggtcctctgtagctcagttggtagagcatggcatttgcaacaccaggatagtgggttcaattACCAGGA
This region of Oncorhynchus tshawytscha isolate Ot180627B linkage group LG25, Otsh_v2.0, whole genome shotgun sequence genomic DNA includes:
- the kifbp gene encoding KIF-binding protein, whose translation is MDTTLSTPTTGPRLSHTEITNMASTYSHEWRAVCDKFNNAQDLSELESRKDPENDPFRSKYKARELLREIYCSLKNFDVGENESVNDEADQRPTEQPVDGGMEEGFGRGHCGDSPAGSRAAKLGAVEYYLGVNHVETEELSAGEEHLMNCMTLLEKCSISPENVSLFIQVRNQLGILWAGRDEIEKAQGFLETAEAMYIRYMKEDGQPPMDLTEFFVAEEKALPQQERTKRFEMAYTHTLYYLAQVYKNLEQYEKAGGYCHSTLQRQLEFNQFIPLEWAINAATLSQYYITKTLYMEGRHCLSAASVIAGLAGEVPSEAAAQESEAEAEKRDQLRQKRAEIARCWIKYCLNLLQDAKKLLEDNIGELDMDRQAELRATRLKEEEEKERGRKSAVLFGSSDTFDSICGLEEKVSCVFPVDFEEARAIFLVGQTYVNQAKEYFEMDGHVTDHIEILQDHSALFKALAFFEEDLERRCKMHKRRVDMMEPICKDLNAQYYLLVCRQLQFELAETYYEMMDLKLAVANKQDDLDAHTVKKFNHLCSSSTKFYQMFLDSVRSPEGKWPEKLEDEVLRPALVAKFRVARLHSRLISSSKTVQMENLNRALECYNFVVQYCKDNPEAKSAIETELELSEEMVSLLPLKINRIQANLASSN